A genomic stretch from Triplophysa dalaica isolate WHDGS20190420 chromosome 4, ASM1584641v1, whole genome shotgun sequence includes:
- the lig3 gene encoding DNA ligase 3 yields the protein MFSLCLGKAVRSFSTSSIPVLCRLSLLRRQYLHCSRIVIFSWDFPSSPSSISFCVPQTRRFTLGSGSHFHTSWPNKLQSNQPEMAEQRFCVEYAKRGTAGCKKCKDKIVKGVVRIGKIVPNPFSESAGEMKEWYHVKCMFEKLERARATTKKIEDITELEGWEELQDEDKELINKHVSELAAKTNASPKKKVQAKLNNSGQVSGPQADPTVNAPRKFSGFTATKAGSSSSSPGPSPAKPSQGSALSAKLCDSNHKDCLLREFRKLCALVAEKSGYNAKTEIIRDFLTKGSGGDKFRGDLYLTVKLLLPGVVKNVYNLNDKQIVKLFSRILNCSQDEMVQDLEQGDVSETVRMFFEASKSFPPATKSLLTLQEVEASLNRLAQLTKEDDQQTELQDIAKKCTGNDLKCYIRLVKHDLKINSGAKHVLDAVDPNAYDAFKASRNLGDVIDRVLKNHQDAANGTGPRKILSVEASLMTPVQPMLAEACKSIEYAMKKCPNGMYSEIKYDGERVQVHKNGDHFSYFSRSLKPVLPHKVAHFKDFIPQAFPGGNSMILDAEVLLIDTKTSKPLPFGTLGVHKKAAFQDAQVGLFVFDCIYFNGISLMDKPLCERRKFLHDNMVEVQNRILFSEMKHVTRGADLAEMITRVIREGLEGLVLKDVKGLYEPGKRHWLKVKKDYLNEGAMADTADLVVLGAFYGKGSNGGIMSSFLMGCYDPESKKWCTVTKCSGGYDDATLARLQKELDVIKIGKDPSKIPGWLKIVKNYYPDFITRDPQKAPVWEITGAEFSKSEMHTADGISIRFPRCTRMRDDKDWKTATNLQQLKELYRISKENCDFEVTAGPSKTGRNDKSSSGGESGGSSPSTSSTIASTANKPKNGHTPKAKMVKSEPPSRAVKRTLPPEKHHAKKIKTEAVHSNGEGKLNTSIQTSHPKNEKTLLDIFTGVKLYLPESVQDFAKLRRYYLAYDGDLVPEFDSRSATHTLTEPEGDSQSQKVTSNWIWECIRKRRVVPPC from the exons ATGTTCAGTCTTTGCTTAGGCAAAGCAGTAAGGAGCTTCTCCACATCATCCATCCCAGTTCTTTGTAGGCTATCTTTATTACGCCGTCAATATCTCCACTGCTCTAGGATTGTAATATTTAGTTGGGACTTTCCTTCTAGTCCCAGTAGCATCTCTTTCTGTGTGCCACAAACACGACGATTTACTCTCGGCTCTGGTTCACATTTCCACACTTCCTGGCCAAATAAGTTGCAAAGTAACCAGCCAGAGATGGCGGAGCAAAGATTCTGTGTAGAATATGCCAAACGTGGCACTGCAGGCTGCAAGAAATGCAAAGACAAGATTGTGAAGGGAGTGGTCCGTATTGGCAAGATAGTGCCAAATCCATTCAGCGAGTCTGCTGGAGAAATGAAAGAGTGGTACCATGTGAAATGCATGTTCGAGAAGCTTGAGAGAGCTCGTGCCACCACAAAGAAAATCGAAGACATCACAGAACTGGAGGGATGGGAGGAGCTTCAGGATGAGGATAAAGAACTTATCAATAAACATGTTTCAG AATTGGCAgccaaaaccaatgcaagtccgAAGAAAAAAGTGCAAGCCAAGTTAAACAACAGCGGACAGGTGTCAGGACCACAAGCTGACCCAACTGTTAATGCCCCTCGCAAGTTTTCAGGCTTCACAG CTACCAAGGCTGGTTCTTCATCCTCCAGTCCTGGGCCATCTCCAGCGAAACCCTCTCAGGGCAGTGCTTTATCAGCTAAGCTATGTGACTCAAATCATAAAGACTGCTTACTGCGAGAGTTTCGCAAACTGTGTGCCTTAGTGGCAGAGAAGTCAGGTTACAATGCAAAGACTGAGATTATCAGGGATTTCTTGACAAAAGGCTCTGGTGGAG ATAAGTTTAGAGGAGATCTGTACCTGACAGTGAAGCTGCTTCTCCCAGGAGTGGTGAAGAATGTCTACAACCTCAATGACAAACAAATTGTAAAGCTTTTCAGCCGCATATTGAATTGCAGTCAGGATGAAATGGTGCAAGATCTGGAACAG GGAGATGTTTCAGAGACTGTGCGGATGTTTTTTGAGGCCAGCAAATCTTTCCCCCCAGCAACCAAAAGCCTTCTGACCCTTCAGGAAGTGGAAGCTTCACTGAATCGTCTTGCCCAGCTCACCAAGGAAGATGATCAGCAGACAGAACTACAAGATATTGCTAAAAA ATGCACCGGAAATGACCTGAAGTGTTACATCCGTCTGGTCAAACATGATCTGAAAATAAACTCTGGTGCTAAGCATGT CCTGGATGCTGTCGATCCCAATGCTTACGACGCCTTCAAAGCCTCTCGTAACCTTGGAGATGTAATTGACAGGGTTCTAAAGAACCACCAAGATGCCGCCAACGGGACGGGGCCCAGAAAGATCCTTAGTGTGGAGGCGTCTTTGATGACACCTGTACAGCCAATGCTG GCAGAGGCATGTAAATCCATTGAGTATGCCATGAAGAAGTGTCCCAATGGCATGTACTCCGAAATCAAGTATGATGGTGAGCGAGTACAGGTCCATAAGAACGGAGATCACTTCAGTTACTTCAGTCGTAGTCTCAAACCAGTACTCCCACACAAG GTTGCTCATTTTAAAGACTTCATACCGCAGGCATTTCCTGGTGGTAATAGCATGATTCTTGATGCTGAAGTTCTACTTATTGACACAAAGACTAGTAAACCGCTACCCTTTGGAACTCTTGGAGTGCACAAG aaagctGCTTTCCAGGATGCTCAAGTGGGTCTTTTTGTGTTtgactgcatttattttaatggcATAAGCCTCATGGACAA ACCCCTCTGTGAGAGAAGAAAGTTTCTTCATGACAATATGGTGGAAGTACAGAACAGGATTCTGTTCTCAGAAATGAAGCATGTTACG AGAGGTGCTGATTTGGCAGAAATGATCACACGTGTCATCAGAGAGGGACTGGAGGGATTGGTTCTGAAAGATGTCAAG ggcCTTTATGAGCCAGGAAAGCGTCACTGGTTAAAAGTAAAGAAGGATTATCTGAATGAAGGAGCGATGGCAGATACTGCTGATCTTGTTGTGCTTGGAGCTTTCTATGGCAAAGGCTCAAATG GTGGAATTATGTCAAGTTTCCTCATGGGCTGCTATGACCCAGAATCCAAGAAGTGGTGCACCGTGACCAAGTGTTCCGGAGGCTATGATGACGCAACCTTAGCCAGACTGCAGAAGGAGCTGGATGTTATCAAAATCGGCAAA GATCCAAGCAAGATACCAGGGTGGTTGAAGATTGTCAAGAACTATTATCCAGACTTTATTACCCGAGATCCACAA AAAGCACCAGTTTGGGAAATCACAGGAGCAGAGTTTTCTAAATCAGAAATGCACACAGCGGACGGCATATCCATCCGCTTCCCTCGCTGCACGCGGATGCGAGATGACAAAGATTGGAAAACCGCCACTAATCTTCAGCAGCTCAAG GAACTGTATCGCATCTCCAAGGAAAACTGTGATTTTGAGGTGACAGCCGGTCCATCTAAAACCGGCCGGAATGACAAGAGCTCCTCAGGAGGTGAGAGCGGTGGCAGCTCTCCCTCAACATCTTCTACTATAGCATCTACGGCGAACAAACCCA AAAACGGTCATACCCCCAAAGCAAAGATGGTGAAATCCGAACCACCCTCACGAGCAGTTAAGAGGACACTACCACCTGAAAAACATCATGCAAAGAAG ATAAAAACCGAAGCTGTTCACAGCAATGGAGAAGGCAAACTCAACACATCAATTCAAACATCCCACCCAAAGAATGAAAAG ACTTTACTGGACATTTTTACAGGGGTGAAGCTCTACCTTCCCGAGTCGGTTCAAGACTTTGCTAAGCTCCGACGCTACTACTTGGCATATGATGGAGACTTAGTGCCAGAGTTTGACTCGCGTTCAGCCACACACACGCTGACAGAGCCAGAGGGGGACAGTCAAAGCCAGAAAGTCACTTCCAACTGGATCTGGGAATGTATACGCAAGAGAAGAGTGGTTCCTCCCTGTTGA
- the rad51d gene encoding DNA repair protein RAD51 homolog 4: protein MVALREGICPGLTEDFISALHSEDIRTVEDFVSCNPEELAQKCSLSYKALVAVRRVLLAQYTAFPVSGADLYQELLSSTAILSTGSPSLDKLLDSGLYTGEITELTGCPGSGKTQVCFSFAVNISHQLKQSVFYIDTKGGMCVNRLLQMLQTRTSNVEEQMEALQKIKVFRAFDVFSLLACLQHLRFNGLQQASVGGGSVKAVIVDSVSAVLSSMLGGKQNEGMSLLMQVAGELKMIAKDFNIAVLVTNHVTQDGNGCLKAGLGLSWSHVPRTRILLQRVENPGVSSSSLRTATLTKSSRQPCHLVEDFDLCNWSDERNSVSGKRKLENS from the exons ATGGTGGCGTTGAGAGAAGGTATCTGCCCTGGATTAACTGAGGATTTCATCAGCGCTTTACATTCAGAGGACATCAGAACAG TTGAAGACTTTGTGTCATGCAACCCCGAGGAACTTGCTCAAAAGTGTTCACTGTCCTACAAG GCTCTGGTAGCTGTTCGGCGTGTACTCCTAGCTCAGTACACTGCTTTCCCCGTCTCTGGAGCTGATCTTTATCAAGAGCTGTTGAGCTCCACAGCAATTCTGTCCACAGGCAGTCCCAG TTTGGATAAGCTTTTAGACTCTGGGCTGTACACAGGGGAAATAACAGAGCTAACGGGATGTCCAGGCAGTGGAAAAACACAG GTGTGTTTCAGTTTTGCAGTTAATATATCGCACCAGCTCAAGCAGAGTGTTTTTTACATCGACACGAAGGGCGGTATGTGTGTGAACCGGCTGCTTCAGATGCTGCAAACCAGGACTTCTAATGTTGAGGAACAG aTGGAGGCTCTTCAAAAAATCAAGGTCTTCAGAGCATTCGATGTCTTCTCCTTGCTTGCATGTCTTCAACATCTACGATTTAATGGCCTTCAACAG GCGTCCGTTGGAGGTGGTTCAGTCAAAGCTGTGATCGTGGATTCAGTCTCTGCTGTGCTCTCATCCATGCTTGGAGGAAAACAGAATGAAG GTATGTCCCTGCTGATGCAAGTTGCTGGAGAGTTGAAGATGATTGCAAAAGACTTCAACATTGCTGTACTG GTGACAAATCACGTGACCCAGGATGGAAACGGTTGTTTGAAAGCTGGACTCGGACTGTCGTGGAGCCACGTACCTCGCACACGTATACTCCTGCAGAGAGTGGAAAATCCAGGCGTTTCATCATCTAGTTTACGAACCGCAACACTGACCAAATCATCAAGACAG CCTTGTCATCTAGTAGAAGATTTTGATCTTTGCAACTGGTCTGATGAGAGGAACTCTGTATCAGGAAAGCGGAAACTAGAAAACAGTTAA
- the tmem248 gene encoding transmembrane protein 248 isoform X1 has protein sequence MVLLLNPLENLKTYITSRPPLVIFMVSVSALAIAFLTIGYFFKIKEIKSPEMTEDWNTFLLRFNELDFCISENETLKHSLNDSTTPESTVTSSQARSSTQSPPLLEDPGPINISVPITLTLDPLRPFGGYSRNITHLYASVLGHQVGLTGRDAHEEMNITFTLPVAWNSDECVLHGHCEQVVFSTCMTITAASNVFPVTVQPPHCVPETYSNATSWYKIFTTARDSDTKYTQDYNPFWCYKGAIGKVYHALNPKLTVIVPDDDRSLINLHLMHTSYFLFVMVITMFCYAVIKGRPGKVRQNNPEFCPEKFTFDGKPAIFQTQTRYIHGGLVSGIKWGRR, from the exons ATG GTGTTGCTGTTGAATCCGCTGGAGAATCTGAAGACCTACATAACCAGCCGTCCTCCACTGGTCATTTTTATGGTCAGCGTCAGCGCCTTGGCCATCGCTTTCCTCACCATTGGATACTTTTTTAAGATCAAGGAGATCAAATCACCTGAGATGACAGAG gATTGGAACACCTTCCTTCTGCGTTTCAACGAGCTTGACTTTTGCATCTCTGAAAATGAGACGCTTAAGCACAGCTTGAACGACTCCACCACACCAGAGAGCACAGTGACGAGTAGTCAGGCAAGATCCAGCACCCAATCACCGCCCCTCCTGGAGGACCCAGGGCCAATCAACATCTCTGTACCCATCACGTTGACCCTAGATCCGCTGAGGCCATTTGGAGGATATTCACGCAATATAACCCACCTGTATGCCAGTGTTCTTGGCCACCAGGTTGGACTTACTG GAAGAGATGCCCATGAAGAGATGAACATCACTTTTACTCTACCAGTGGCCTGGAATTCCGATGAATGTGTTCTTCATGGCCATTGTGAGCAGGTGGTCTTCAGCACCTGTATGACCATCACAGCAGCCAGTAATGTCTTCCCGGTCACAGT GCAACCGCCTCACTGTGTGCCAGAGACGTACAGTAATGCCACATCCTGGTACAAGATCTTCACCACGGCACGAGACTCGGACACCAAGTACACGCAGGACTACAACCCATTCTGGTGTTACAAAGGTGCCATTGGGAAAGTGTATCATGCATTGAATCCCAAGCTCACTGTCATCGTTCCAGAT GACGACCGCTCCCTCATTAATCTGCACCTTATGCACACCAGCTACTTCCTGTTTGTTATGGTCATCACAATGTTCTGCTATGCAGTCATCAAGGGCAGACCCGGAAAAGTTCGACAGAACAATCCAGAGTTTTGTCCAGAAAAG TTTACTTTTGATGGAAAACCTGCAATATTTCAAACTCAGACAAGATACATACATG GTGGCCTTGTCAGCGGGATAAAATGGGGTCGGAGGTGA
- the tmem248 gene encoding transmembrane protein 248 isoform X2, with protein sequence MVLLLNPLENLKTYITSRPPLVIFMVSVSALAIAFLTIGYFFKIKEIKSPEMTEDWNTFLLRFNELDFCISENETLKHSLNDSTTPESTVTSSQARSSTQSPPLLEDPGPINISVPITLTLDPLRPFGGYSRNITHLYASVLGHQVGLTGRDAHEEMNITFTLPVAWNSDECVLHGHCEQVVFSTCMTITAASNVFPVTVQPPHCVPETYSNATSWYKIFTTARDSDTKYTQDYNPFWCYKGAIGKVYHALNPKLTVIVPDDDRSLINLHLMHTSYFLFVMVITMFCYAVIKGRPGKVRQNNPEFCPEKVALSAG encoded by the exons ATG GTGTTGCTGTTGAATCCGCTGGAGAATCTGAAGACCTACATAACCAGCCGTCCTCCACTGGTCATTTTTATGGTCAGCGTCAGCGCCTTGGCCATCGCTTTCCTCACCATTGGATACTTTTTTAAGATCAAGGAGATCAAATCACCTGAGATGACAGAG gATTGGAACACCTTCCTTCTGCGTTTCAACGAGCTTGACTTTTGCATCTCTGAAAATGAGACGCTTAAGCACAGCTTGAACGACTCCACCACACCAGAGAGCACAGTGACGAGTAGTCAGGCAAGATCCAGCACCCAATCACCGCCCCTCCTGGAGGACCCAGGGCCAATCAACATCTCTGTACCCATCACGTTGACCCTAGATCCGCTGAGGCCATTTGGAGGATATTCACGCAATATAACCCACCTGTATGCCAGTGTTCTTGGCCACCAGGTTGGACTTACTG GAAGAGATGCCCATGAAGAGATGAACATCACTTTTACTCTACCAGTGGCCTGGAATTCCGATGAATGTGTTCTTCATGGCCATTGTGAGCAGGTGGTCTTCAGCACCTGTATGACCATCACAGCAGCCAGTAATGTCTTCCCGGTCACAGT GCAACCGCCTCACTGTGTGCCAGAGACGTACAGTAATGCCACATCCTGGTACAAGATCTTCACCACGGCACGAGACTCGGACACCAAGTACACGCAGGACTACAACCCATTCTGGTGTTACAAAGGTGCCATTGGGAAAGTGTATCATGCATTGAATCCCAAGCTCACTGTCATCGTTCCAGAT GACGACCGCTCCCTCATTAATCTGCACCTTATGCACACCAGCTACTTCCTGTTTGTTATGGTCATCACAATGTTCTGCTATGCAGTCATCAAGGGCAGACCCGGAAAAGTTCGACAGAACAATCCAGAGTTTTGTCCAGAAAAG GTGGCCTTGTCAGCGGGATAA